One Alligator mississippiensis isolate rAllMis1 chromosome 1, rAllMis1, whole genome shotgun sequence genomic window carries:
- the TIAM1 gene encoding rho guanine nucleotide exchange factor TIAM1 isoform X4, which produces MHTDLRVKQQIIPNVFRRRFLWNHFRSTEQVAAFCRSLHEMNPSDSSTIPQEFTGPQLATMRQLTDADKLRKVICELLETERTYVKDLNCLMERYLKPLQKETFLTQDELDVLFGNLTEMVAFQVEFLKTLEDGVRLVPDLEKLEKVDQFKKVLFSLGGSFLYYADRFKLYSAFCASHTKVPKVLVKAKTDTAFKAFLDAQNPRRQHSSTLESYLIKPIQRILKYPLLLKELFSLTDADSEEHYHLDVAIKTMNKVASHINEMQKIHEEYGAVFDQLIAEQTGEKKEVADLSMGDLLLHNTVIWLNPPSSLGKWKKEPELAAFVFKTAVVLVYKDGSKQKKKLGGSHRASIYEDWDPFRFRHMIPLEALQVRALASADAETNSVCEIVHVKSESEGRPERTFHLCCSSPEHRKDFLKAVHSILRDKHRRQLLKTESLPSSQQYVPFGGKRLCALKGARPAMNRAVSAPSKSLGRRRRRLARNRFTIDSDAVFTSSPEKESQQPATSGDTDRWVEEQFDLAQYEEQEDIKETDILSDDDDYCEAVKGAVVDKELQERLQAASITSSQSCRGDKLRPAMDTHASRMTQLRKQAALSGINGGLESNSEEVIWVRREDFVPNRKLNTEL; this is translated from the exons agtaCAGAGCAGGTTGCTGCATTCTGTCGCAGTCTACATGAAATGAATCCTTCTGACTCGAGCACTATTCCTCAGGAATTTACAGGGCCACAACTGGCCACCATGAGACAACTAACAGATGCAGATAAACTGCGGAAGGTGATTTGTGAACTCCTTGAAACAGAACGCACTTATGTCAAA GACTTAAACTGTCTAATGGAGAGATATCTGAAACCTTTACAAAAAGAAACTTTCCTCACTCAAGATGAG CTTGATGTGCTCTTTGGGAATTTGACTGAAATGGTAGCATTCCAAGTAGAGTTCCTGAAGACTCTTGAAGATGGAGTGAGGCTGGTGCCAGACCTGGAGAAGCTTGAAAAAGTTGACCAATTTAAG AAAGTATTATTCTCCTTGGGCGGATCCTTTCTTTACTACGCTGACCGTTTCAAGCTGTACAGTGCCTTCTGTGCCAGCCACACCAAAGTTCCCAAAGTACTAGTAAAAG CTAAGACAGACACTGCTTTCAAGGCTTTTCTGGATGCTCAGAATCCTAGACGGCAGCACTCTTCAACACTGGAGTCATACCTCATCAAGCCCATCCAGCGGATACTGAAGTATCCTCTTCTGCTGAAAGAACTGTTTTCCTTGACTGATGCTGACAGTGAAGAACATTACCACCTTGATG TGGCCATAAAAACAATGAATAAAGTTGCCAGTCATATTAATGAAATGCAGAAAATCCATGAAGAATACGGGGCAGTGTTTGACCAGCTTATAGCAGAacagacaggggaaaaaaaagag GTTGCAGATCTTTCTATGGGAGACTTACTTTTGCATAATACTGTCATCTGGCTTAACCCTCCTTCATCACTGGGAAAATGGAAGAAGGAGCCTGAGTTAGCAGCATTTG TTTTCAAAACTGCTGTGGTACTTGTATACAAGGACGGTTCCAAGCAGAAGAAGAAACTT GGAGGATCACACAGGGCTTCAATTTATGAAGATTGGGACCCATTTCGTTTTCGTCACATGATACCCTTAGAAGCTCTGCAGGTTCGAGCACTGGCAAGTGCAG ATGCAGAGACCAATTCTGTTTGTGAAATTGTCCATgttaaatctgaatctgaaggtaGACCAGAGAGAACATTTCACCTCTGCTGTAG TTCTCCAGAACACAGAAAGGATTTTCTGAAGGCCGTGCACTCAATTCTGCGTGATAAACACAGAAGGCAGCTCCTTAAAACTGAAAGTTTGCCCTCATCTCAGCAATATGTTCCTTTTGGAGGAAAAAGATTGTGTGCTCTAAAAGGTGCAAGGCCAGCCATGAACAGGGCAG TGTCAGCCCCAAGCAAGTCTCttgggaggaggcggcggcggctggCCCGAAACAGGTTTACCATTGACTCGGATGCCGTCTTCACAAGCAGCCCAGAAAAAGAGTCTCAGCAGCCTGCAACCAGTGGGGACACTGACCGCTGGGTAGAGGAACAGTTTGACCTTGCTCAGTATGAGGAGCAGGAAGACATCAAAGAAACGGATATCCTCAGTGATGATGATGACTACTGTGAGGCTGTGAAAGGTGCTGTGGTTGACAAGGAACTCCAGGAGCGGTTGCAGGCAGCTTCAATCACAAGCAGTCAGTCATGTCGGGGGGATAAGCTGCGGCCTGCCATGGATACACATGCTTCCAGGATGACTCAGCTGAGGAAGCAAGCTGCTTTGTCTGGAATCAATGGTGGTCTGGAAAGCAATAGTGAAGAAGTCATCTGGGTTAGGCGGGAAGACTTCGTACCTAACAGAAAACTAAACACAGAGCTCtaa